The following proteins come from a genomic window of Malus domestica chromosome 02, GDT2T_hap1:
- the LOC103426610 gene encoding potassium channel AKT1-like: MESNSRTGGVFSVSMCGQEQIELSRDGSQYSLTTGILPSLGARSSNRRIKLGRFIVSPYDRRYRIWETFLVVLVIYTAWVSPFEFGFLKGPGGPLSIIDNVVNGFFAIDIILTFFVAYLDKTTYLLVDDRKKIGWKYARSWLIFDVISTIPSEVATRIFPKSVQSYGFFNMLRLWRLRRVSALFSRLEKDRNYNYFWVRCAKLICVTLFAIHCAGCFYYLIAARYRDPEKTWIGVKILEQSLWIRYVTSVYWSITTLTTVGYGDLHPVNTREMIFDIFYMFFNLGLTSYLIGNMTNLVVHGTSRTRKFRDTIQAASSFAQRNQLPVRLQDQMVAHLCLKFRTDSEGLQQQETLDSLPKAIRSSISHYLFYSLVDKVYLFHGVSNDLLFQLVSEMKAEYFPPKEDVILQNEAPTDFYLLVTGAVDLVVLKNGAEQVIGEAKSGDLIGEIGVLCYRPQLFTVRTKRLTQLLRLNRTTFLNIVQANVGDGTVIMNNLLEHLKDLKDPIMEGVLLETETMLARGRLDLPLSLCFAAIRGDDFLLNQLLKRGLDPNESDNNGRSALHIASSKGSDNCVLLLLDYGADPNSRDSDGNVPLWEAILNGHEQIAKLLLDNGANLNSGDIGQFACTAAEQNRLDLLKEIVRHGGDVTRPKSSGTTALHVAVSEDNVDIVKYLLDQGADVDKPDLHGWTPRALVEQQGHEDIKSLFHSSKEPKVVITIPEHRSGIRFLGRFTSEPTIHPPPTDSSFSRAEGGSWSRNRPRRRTNNFHNSLFGMMSAAHTGEKDLFFSVAETKSPKNYVSNPAARVTISCPEKGEVKGKLVLLPQSYEELLEMGAKKFGFLPAKIVSKDGAGIDDIDVIRDGDHLVFVSAGESQQEQEEPNS, encoded by the exons ATGGAGAGCAATAGCAGAACCGGAGGAGTCTTCAGCGTCTCAATGTGCGGCCAAGAGCAGATTGAGCTCTCCAGAGACGGCAGCCAGTACAGTCTTACAACTGGGATTTTACCTTCCCTCGGTGCAAGGTCGAGTAACCGCCGTATAAAGCTCGGCCGGTTTATTGTGTCGCCGTACGACCGCCGCTACAG GATATGGGAGACATTTCTTGTAGTTCTCGTCATCTATACTGCTTGGGTATCGCCGTTCGAATTTGGTTTTCTTAAAGGACCAGGGGGACCGCTCTCCATTATTGATAATGTTGTCAATGGTTTCTTTGCTATTGATATCATTCTCACATTCTTTGTGGCTTACCTGGACAAGACCACATATTTACTTGTTGATGATCGTAAAAAGATTGGTTGGAAGTATGCAAGATCCTGGTTGATTTTCGATGTCATATCCACAATCCCATCTGAAGTTGCCACAaggatctttcctaaatctgTGCAGTCTTATGGCTTTTTCAACATGCTTCGTCTTTGGCGTCTACGAAGAGTTAGTGCCCTATTTTCCAG ATtggagaaagataggaattatAACTACTTTTGGGTTCGCTGTGCAAAACTTATTTGC GTCACCCTTTTTGCCATTCATTGTGCTGGATGCTTCTATTATCTTATAGCTGCACGTTATCGCGACCCTGAGAAAACGTGGATAGGAGTAAAAATCCTAGAACAAAGCCTGTGGATTCGGTATGTGACTTCAGTTTATTGGTCTATCACAACGCTAACAACAGTGGGATATGGAGATCTGCATCCAGTCAATACAAGGGAGATGATCTTTGACATATTCTACATGTTTTTCAACCTGGGATTGACATCATACTTAATTGGAAATATGACCAACTTGGTTGTCCACGGGACCAGTCGAACAAGAAAATTT AGGGATACCATACAAGCTGCTTCCAGTTTTGCACAGAGGAACCAACTGCCTGTACGCCTGCAGGATCAGATGGTTGCACACTTGTGTCTGAAGTTCAGAACAGACTCGGAAGGACTGCAGCAACAAGAGACCCTTGATTCCCTTCCTAAAGCCATCCGCTCGAGTATTTCACATTATCTATTTTACTCTCTTGTAGATAAGGTGTACTTGTTTCATGGGGTTTCAAATGACTTGCTTTTTCAGTTG GTCTCGGAGatgaaagctgagtattttccTCCCAAAGAAGATGTGATCTTGCAGAACGAAGCACCCACAGATTTCTACTTACTTGTCACTGGTGCTGTG GATTTAGTGGTTCTCAAAAATGGAGCTGAACAG GTCATTGGTGAGGCAAAATCTGGTGATCTTATTGGTGAGATTGGGGTACTTTGTTACAGACCACAGCTCTTTACAGTTAGGACCAAAAGATTGACTCAGCTTCTGCGGCTGAATCGTACTACATTCTTAAACATAGTTCAAGCTAATGTTGGAGATGGGACTGTGATTATGAATAATCTCCTTGAG CATTTGAAAGACCTCAAGGACCCAATCATGGAGGGAGTTTTGTTGGAGACGGAGACCATGCTGGCTCGGGGTAGACTGGACCTGCCTCTCAGTCTATGCTTTGCAGCAATCAGAGGAGACGACTTCTTGTTGAATCAGTTGTTGAAACGGGGTCTGGATCCAAATGAATCGGATAATAATGGGAGGTCTGCTCTG CACATAGCATCATCGAAAGGAAGCGATAACTGTGTGCTTCTTCTGCTAGACTACGGGGCTGATCCTAACAGCAGAG ACTCAGATGGGAATGTACCACTCTGGGAGGCAATACTGAATGGTCATGAGCAAATTGCCAAGCTGCTGTTAGACAATGGTGCAAACTTGAACTCAGGGGATATAGGTCAATTTGCTTGCACTGCTGCTGAGCAAAACAGGTTGGATTTGCTCAAGGAAATTGTCCGACATGGCGGAGATGTCACGCGTCCGAAGAGCAGCGGAACCACAGCTCTCCACGTTGCCGTATCTGAAGACAATGTAGACATTGTCAAATACCTTTTGGACCAAGGAGCTGACGTTGATAAACCCGACCTCCATGGCTGGACCCCGAGAGCTCTAGTGGAACAACAAGGACACGAAGACATAAAGAGCCTCTTCCACTCTAGTAAAGAACCCAAAGTTGTCATTACCATTCCCGAGCACAGGAGTGGAATCCGGTTCCTTGGGAGGTTTACGAGTGAGCCAACTATCCACCCTCCACCCACAGATAGCTCGTTTTCAAGAGCGGAGGGAGGATCATGGAGCAGGAATCGCCCGAGGCGTAGGACTAATAACTTCCACAACTCACTGTTTGGCATGATGTCAGCTGCCCACACAGGGGAGAAAGACTTGTTCTTCTCAGTTGCAGAGACGAAAAGTCCCAAGAACTACGTAAGCAACCCTGCTGCTAGGGTGACGATTAGTTGCCCTGAAAAGGGTGAAGTGAAAGGCAAACTTGTGCTGCTGCCACAGAGTTACGAGGAGTTGCTTGAGATGGGGGCAAAGAAATTCGGATTCTTGCCAGCGAAAATCGTGAGCAAAGATGGAGCTGGAATCGACGATATAGATGTAATTAGAGACGGTGATCATCTTGTTTTTGTAAGTGCTGGTGAATcacaacaagaacaagaagaaccTAACAGCTAA
- the LOC103426611 gene encoding uncharacterized protein translates to MKGEVQLGPAGEREGGRDPTDIDPLLQNQVDSSPASSSEINNEDLESGSIPCCRICLESDAEPEDELISPCMCKGTQQFVHRSCLDHWRSVKEGFAFSHCTTCKAEFHLRVETYEDNTWRKIKFRVFVARDVFLVFLAVQSIIAAIGGFAFVMDKDGAFRNSFSDGWDRILSKHPIPFYYCIGVLGFFVLLGFFGLILHCSSLNSNDPRMAGCQNCCYGWGILDCFPASMEACFALVIVFVVIFAILGIAYGFLAATMAIQRIWQRHYHILTKRELTKEYIVEDLHGCYTPPKLDPEHEARLKMLKLL, encoded by the exons ATGAAGGGGGAAGTGCAGCTGGGGCCAGCAGGTGAAAGGGAGGGAGGCCGAGACCCTACTGACATCGACCCTCTGCTACAGAACCAGGTTGACTCGTCGCCGGCAAGCTCGAGTGAGATCAACAATGAAGACCTTGAGTCTGGCTCTATTCCCTGCTGTCGAATTTGTCTCGAGAGCGATGCCGAACCAG AGGATGAATTGATTTCACCTTGCATGTGCAAAGGCACCCAGCAGTTTGTTCATAGGTCCTGTCTCGATCACTGGCGCTCTGTTAAA GAAGGATTTGCCTTCTCACACTGCACAACCTGCAAAGCCGAATTTCACCTTCGAGTTGAAACATATGAGGACAATACCTGGCGTAAGATAAAATTCAGAGTTTTTGTGGCAAGGGATGTTTTCCTTGTATTTTTAGCAGTACAATCA ATAATTGCTGCTATTGGTGGCTTTGCATTTGTCATGGACAAAGATGGTGCATTCAGGAATTCATTTAGTGATGGTTGGGACCGTATCTTGTCAAAACATCCTAtaccattttattattgtatTG GTGTCCTAGGCTTTTTTGTACTGCTTGGATTTTTCGGGCTCATACTACACTGTTCATCGCTCAATAGCAATGACCCACGGATGGCTGGCTGCCAGAACTGTTGCTATGGTTGGGGAATTTTGGATTGTTTCCCAGCGTCTATGGAGGCTTGCTTTGCCCTGGTCATCGTTTTTGTTGTCATCTTTGCCATCCTTGGCATAGCTTATGGTTTCCTTGCCGCCACCATGGCTATTCAGCGGATCTGGCAGCGACATTACCATATCCTGACCAAGAGGGAGCTCACAAAG GAGTATATAGTGGAGGATCTTCATGGATGCTATACCCCACCGAAACTAGATCCCGAACATGAAGCACGTCTGAAAATGCTGAAGttgttgtag